The following coding sequences are from one Paenibacillus sp. JDR-2 window:
- a CDS encoding glycoside hydrolase family 43 protein: MNAYNSASDIANPSTGHLLSDIPAHDPFIVADKTAETYYLYTGGGPRIHGMDRYGVLAYKSKDLVSWEGPYVVFTIPDGIWANPKHGAWAPEVHAYNGRYYLFVTLHNNDKKLEGQGNGGYPLQWRGSVIAVSDSLEGPFEIIKRNAPVPPEEHMTLDGSLYIDEEGTPWMVYCHEWVQTADGTVEAVRLTDDLSDRASDPIHLFNGSEAPWDNGEHKEDGSSSVYVTDGCQLYRTKDNRLVMLWSTYDKGSYVQTIARSTTGKLEGPWEQLEPLVFDDSGHGMFFQTFDGEWKLILHSPFKMPDSRCKLYDAVDDGDSFRIKQS, from the coding sequence ATGAACGCGTATAACTCGGCTTCAGACATTGCAAACCCAAGTACAGGTCACTTGCTTTCCGATATTCCGGCACATGATCCGTTTATAGTAGCGGATAAGACTGCGGAAACCTATTATTTGTATACCGGCGGAGGCCCGAGAATTCATGGGATGGACCGTTATGGCGTACTCGCTTATAAAAGCAAGGATCTCGTCAGCTGGGAAGGTCCGTACGTGGTGTTTACGATTCCGGACGGAATATGGGCGAATCCAAAGCATGGCGCGTGGGCGCCGGAGGTTCATGCCTATAACGGCCGGTATTATCTCTTTGTTACTTTACATAATAACGACAAGAAGCTCGAAGGACAGGGGAACGGCGGTTATCCGCTTCAATGGCGCGGGTCCGTTATCGCTGTTTCCGATTCACTGGAAGGACCATTCGAGATCATTAAGCGGAATGCTCCGGTTCCGCCGGAAGAGCATATGACGCTGGACGGCTCCTTGTATATAGACGAAGAAGGAACGCCTTGGATGGTCTATTGTCATGAGTGGGTGCAGACGGCGGACGGAACCGTTGAAGCGGTTCGGTTAACCGATGATCTGTCCGACCGGGCATCGGATCCTATTCATTTATTTAACGGCTCGGAAGCTCCATGGGATAATGGCGAGCATAAAGAAGACGGTTCAAGTTCCGTCTATGTGACGGACGGCTGTCAGTTGTACCGAACGAAGGACAACCGCCTCGTCATGTTATGGTCGACTTACGATAAAGGCAGCTACGTCCAGACAATTGCAAGGTCGACAACCGGCAAGCTGGAAGGACCGTGGGAGCAGCTGGAGCCGCTTGTCTTTGATGACAGCGGTCATGGCATGTTCTTCCAGACTTTTGACGGGGAATGGAAGCTGATTCTCCACTCTCCGTTCAAGATGCCCGATTCCCGCTGCAAGCTGTATGATGCGGTGGATGACGGGGATTCGTTCCGGATCAAACAATCATAA
- a CDS encoding NAD(P)/FAD-dependent oxidoreductase, translated as MKVIVIGAGILGASTAYQLAKSGAEVLIIDRKDKGQATDAAAGIICPWLSQRRNKAWYELVKGGARYYPALIAELEAEGETDTGYARVGALSIHADPDKIAKMSERAYAKRQDAPEIGSITSLDENATRERFPLLAEGYSSVHIGGAARVDGRALRDALIRSAIRNGAEFIFGDARMAFETSRVTGVMIGSTFYGADKVVVCAGAWAGALLQPLGLDFQVNYQKAQIMHVELLNREYQTGSWPVIMPPTDQYLLGFDEQRIVIGATHENDITGYDTRVTPGGMQEVLNKGLTLAPELANSTFLEMRVGFRPFTADFLPVFGAVPGWDNLLAGNGLGASGLTAGPFIGSQLAKLALGMELEIDPALYEVRKALGEPSAE; from the coding sequence ATGAAGGTTATCGTTATTGGAGCGGGGATTCTTGGCGCATCGACGGCTTACCAATTGGCGAAGTCCGGTGCCGAGGTTCTGATTATAGATCGCAAAGACAAGGGACAAGCTACGGATGCCGCGGCCGGCATCATCTGTCCATGGCTGTCGCAAAGACGGAATAAAGCCTGGTACGAGCTGGTCAAAGGCGGAGCGCGTTATTACCCGGCGTTAATCGCGGAATTGGAAGCAGAAGGGGAGACCGATACCGGGTACGCCCGGGTAGGTGCCCTCAGCATACATGCGGATCCGGATAAAATCGCAAAAATGTCGGAGCGTGCTTACGCCAAGCGGCAAGACGCGCCGGAAATCGGCAGTATAACTTCCCTTGACGAGAACGCGACAAGGGAGCGGTTCCCGCTGCTCGCGGAAGGCTATTCTTCCGTTCATATCGGCGGAGCTGCGCGGGTGGACGGCCGGGCGCTTCGCGATGCGCTTATCCGTTCGGCGATTCGGAACGGGGCGGAATTTATTTTCGGTGACGCTAGAATGGCATTCGAGACGAGCAGGGTTACAGGCGTAATGATAGGTTCGACTTTCTATGGGGCAGACAAGGTTGTCGTATGCGCCGGAGCTTGGGCAGGAGCTTTGCTGCAGCCTCTTGGGCTGGATTTCCAAGTCAACTACCAGAAAGCTCAAATCATGCATGTGGAGCTGCTAAACAGAGAGTATCAGACGGGCAGCTGGCCAGTTATTATGCCGCCTACGGATCAGTACCTTCTTGGCTTTGACGAGCAGCGAATCGTCATTGGGGCGACTCACGAGAACGATATTACCGGTTATGATACGCGGGTAACGCCTGGAGGTATGCAAGAGGTATTAAATAAAGGCCTAACTCTTGCTCCGGAGCTTGCAAACAGTACATTCCTGGAGATGCGCGTCGGCTTCCGGCCTTTTACGGCAGATTTCCTGCCGGTGTTTGGAGCCGTTCCGGGTTGGGATAATCTTCTTGCGGGCAATGGATTAGGCGCTTCAGGCTTAACGGCCGGTCCGTTTATCGGGAGCCAGCTTGCGAAGCTCGCTTTGGGGATGGAACTAGAAATTGATCCGGCTCTTTATGAGGTGCGTAAAGCACTGGGGGAGCCTAGCGCCGAATAG
- a CDS encoding sensor histidine kinase, with the protein MIASYWNRVRLLHKLIVIVILFLIFPVLIIGYYLFSASLSLAQKEGREMLEEVVYQLNENIEYRIIGYQNILMQLSLDSGITTTLTQNYQSLEEEVMGLQQMNAAVNRIRSYFPMKTIQFYKTNATLHEDGGTVLNLQRAEKEEWYSDMKEANQSFYWHFNWKDDYSEPTLYISKWLVDYLSNEKYGFIHVEVTNRALFDQVTNPLASKKGGFIVLDDKGKVLADYLNEQGKEDSLQPAYLSKVYEAKHGWYRAKINGSKSLVVYETNSLGWKVVTVVSQEELWQKLQLVKKAAVAVSILFVVLTVTVLAGFGLRTTKRLNFLIRSMRRVRSGDMGLTIKVHSKDELADLEEEFNNMSIRLEQSLGDISEARSRAEREKLNLLQAQINPHFLYNTLALVKSMAMDVGSSEISRTVDDLARFFRLALNRGVDILSFSEELEHVKAYLEIHKSRYPGRLNVVFELEEETLFCHIVKITLQPIVENALLHAFVHTGGRGCLTLSASMIRNTLCVTIADNGSGMESEQLERLLSNANGANDNGGFGVYNVNERLKRHYGEAFYMDIQSAPGEGTKVCLHIPQDRNHRTEAS; encoded by the coding sequence ATGATCGCAAGCTATTGGAACAGGGTTAGGCTCTTGCACAAGCTCATCGTCATTGTCATTTTGTTTCTAATCTTTCCCGTTTTGATCATCGGTTATTATTTGTTCTCGGCCAGCCTGTCGCTTGCCCAGAAGGAAGGACGTGAGATGCTGGAGGAAGTCGTGTATCAGCTGAACGAGAATATCGAATACCGAATCATTGGCTATCAGAATATCCTGATGCAGTTGTCGCTTGATTCCGGAATTACGACCACGCTTACGCAAAACTATCAGTCACTCGAAGAAGAAGTGATGGGTCTCCAGCAAATGAATGCGGCGGTAAACCGGATCAGGTCCTATTTTCCGATGAAGACTATCCAATTCTATAAGACAAATGCTACCCTGCACGAGGATGGCGGAACGGTACTTAATCTGCAGAGAGCGGAGAAGGAAGAATGGTATTCCGATATGAAGGAAGCGAACCAGTCCTTCTACTGGCATTTCAACTGGAAGGATGATTATTCCGAGCCTACGCTGTATATCAGTAAATGGCTCGTGGATTATTTATCGAATGAGAAATACGGATTCATCCATGTTGAAGTGACAAACCGGGCGTTGTTTGATCAAGTTACAAATCCGTTGGCAAGCAAAAAAGGCGGATTTATCGTTCTGGACGATAAGGGGAAAGTACTGGCGGATTATCTGAATGAACAAGGCAAGGAGGACAGTCTGCAGCCCGCATACCTGAGCAAGGTTTACGAGGCAAAGCATGGTTGGTACCGGGCGAAAATAAACGGGTCGAAGAGCCTTGTCGTTTACGAGACGAATAGTCTCGGGTGGAAGGTCGTGACCGTCGTGAGCCAGGAGGAATTATGGCAGAAGCTTCAATTGGTCAAGAAAGCGGCAGTAGCTGTCAGCATTTTGTTCGTTGTTTTAACTGTCACCGTGCTTGCCGGTTTCGGATTAAGAACAACCAAGAGACTTAATTTCCTTATCCGAAGCATGAGAAGGGTACGAAGTGGCGATATGGGCTTAACGATCAAGGTACATAGCAAGGATGAGCTGGCCGATCTTGAAGAGGAGTTCAATAACATGTCTATTCGCCTGGAGCAATCGCTCGGAGACATTTCCGAGGCGAGGAGCCGGGCCGAAAGGGAGAAGCTGAATTTACTTCAAGCTCAGATTAATCCCCATTTTCTGTATAACACGCTTGCCCTGGTCAAGAGCATGGCGATGGACGTCGGATCCTCCGAAATTAGCCGTACGGTTGACGACCTAGCCAGGTTTTTCAGGCTAGCCTTGAATCGAGGGGTCGACATTTTATCATTCTCGGAAGAACTGGAGCATGTCAAAGCATATTTGGAGATTCATAAATCGCGATATCCCGGAAGGCTAAACGTTGTATTTGAATTGGAGGAGGAGACGCTTTTTTGCCACATCGTGAAAATCACGCTGCAGCCCATTGTGGAGAATGCTTTGCTTCATGCCTTCGTCCATACAGGAGGTCGCGGCTGCTTAACGTTATCCGCTTCCATGATTCGGAATACGTTATGCGTCACGATAGCCGATAACGGATCAGGCATGGAGAGTGAACAGCTGGAGCGCTTGTTGAGCAATGCGAATGGAGCCAATGACAACGGCGGATTCGGAGTTTACAACGTGAACGAACGTTTAAAGCGCCACTATGGTGAAGCTTTTTATATGGATATTCAAAGCGCGCCGGGAGAAGGAACCAAGGTATGCTTGCATATTCCGCAAGATAGAAACCATCGCACAGAAGCTAGTTAA
- a CDS encoding phytanoyl-CoA dioxygenase family protein — MITQNDVEFYKENGYLLVQGLFSQQEVEDMRKAIDGILNRAAQSKFDSNAAWQGDYLPPEQLKKLVLKGFHDVQYHDAAFMRAAIHPNMAAILSQLIGPNVQLHHSKMLVKPPENGAAFPLHQDAPYFPHASHTMLAASVHLDDADMENGCLCVIPGTHKNGMMPHVGRHYLDHREYPISMATPCPAKAGDVLFFNYLTVHGSDVNRSTRNRRNVLFQYRDPMDVPTIDTHVNWGQGLMICGENPTYREYHANHTLQAK, encoded by the coding sequence TTGATTACTCAAAACGATGTAGAATTTTACAAAGAAAATGGCTATCTGTTAGTCCAAGGTTTATTCTCGCAGCAAGAGGTTGAAGACATGAGAAAGGCCATTGACGGCATTCTGAACCGTGCCGCTCAATCGAAGTTTGACTCTAACGCAGCCTGGCAAGGCGACTACCTTCCTCCGGAGCAGCTGAAGAAGCTTGTTTTGAAAGGCTTCCATGACGTTCAATACCATGATGCGGCATTCATGCGCGCGGCTATCCATCCGAATATGGCTGCTATTTTGTCCCAATTGATTGGTCCTAACGTTCAACTGCACCATAGCAAAATGCTTGTTAAGCCGCCTGAAAACGGCGCCGCTTTCCCTCTGCACCAGGACGCGCCTTACTTCCCGCATGCAAGCCACACCATGCTGGCGGCAAGCGTTCACTTGGATGACGCCGACATGGAGAATGGCTGTCTCTGCGTTATTCCGGGCACGCATAAGAACGGCATGATGCCGCATGTCGGACGCCATTACCTCGATCACCGGGAATATCCGATCTCGATGGCGACGCCTTGCCCAGCCAAAGCCGGCGATGTTCTCTTCTTCAACTATTTGACGGTTCACGGCTCGGACGTTAACCGCAGTACCCGCAACCGCCGCAACGTTCTTTTCCAATATCGCGATCCGATGGATGTCCCAACGATAGACACGCATGTCAACTGGGGACAAGGCCTTATGATATGCGGCGAAAACCCGACCTACCGCGAATATCACGCGAACCATACCCTTCAAGCGAAATAA
- a CDS encoding Ger(x)C family spore germination protein: MNPFKKIMAGLLGLTLVALLGGCGDRVEPGHLLVITAVGVTKGEKGKYHFYFEGINPSEFTETKRQSISNSFLFDNEADALSGAISAISQEIPLKPEFSHMQLMAVDRELLQQGDYDYMDFADRFDQIRNNLTVVAVNGKDIKHIFSTASPGLTVPSFGILMQLNELHEKVGGNYPTTLLRFMKNLTETGSNPVLPLVQIKNSSEKAETMDYAKELNKQTSMDLHAIAVFREEKMVGELRNLEARNVIVLRDQAKNTIYNYSCSPNKYISIALQYIAVKKKVVYQTDKPTLKVYMHATGTINSIQCADYFTGKSKDYMRINKELDKTIETELASTIIKAQKKYKSDIFGFGEKLRMSDYKKFKEVKDRWDDEFAGASVEVVVHVNVQRSGIRGEPFMNRIKNKKY, encoded by the coding sequence ATGAACCCGTTCAAAAAGATAATGGCCGGCCTGCTCGGCTTGACATTGGTTGCGTTGTTGGGCGGATGCGGTGACCGGGTTGAACCCGGCCACTTGCTGGTTATTACCGCGGTTGGGGTAACTAAGGGCGAAAAAGGAAAATACCACTTTTATTTCGAAGGGATAAACCCTTCCGAATTTACGGAAACCAAACGTCAGAGCATATCCAATTCCTTTTTGTTTGATAATGAAGCGGATGCCTTGTCAGGTGCAATCAGCGCAATCTCGCAGGAAATACCGCTTAAACCGGAATTCAGCCACATGCAGTTAATGGCTGTCGATAGGGAGCTTCTGCAGCAAGGCGATTACGATTATATGGATTTCGCCGACCGCTTCGACCAAATTCGCAACAATCTGACTGTCGTTGCCGTCAACGGAAAAGATATAAAGCATATTTTCTCCACCGCGTCACCGGGTTTAACGGTCCCTTCATTTGGGATTCTCATGCAGCTTAACGAGCTGCACGAGAAGGTAGGAGGCAACTACCCGACAACCTTGCTGCGATTTATGAAGAATCTGACGGAAACCGGCAGTAATCCTGTTCTTCCGCTCGTGCAGATCAAAAATTCAAGCGAGAAGGCAGAGACGATGGATTACGCCAAGGAACTCAATAAACAGACGAGCATGGATTTGCATGCCATTGCCGTCTTCCGGGAAGAGAAGATGGTTGGCGAGCTAAGAAACCTTGAAGCCAGGAATGTGATTGTTCTCCGGGATCAAGCAAAGAACACGATTTATAACTATAGCTGCAGCCCGAATAAATATATAAGCATTGCTTTGCAGTATATTGCCGTTAAGAAAAAAGTAGTTTATCAAACGGATAAACCAACCCTCAAGGTATACATGCATGCCACGGGGACGATTAACTCGATTCAATGCGCGGATTACTTTACCGGAAAGTCCAAGGACTATATGAGGATCAACAAGGAATTGGATAAAACCATCGAAACGGAATTAGCTTCCACGATCATTAAGGCGCAGAAAAAATACAAATCCGATATTTTCGGCTTTGGCGAGAAGCTGCGAATGTCCGATTACAAGAAGTTCAAAGAAGTGAAAGACCGGTGGGACGATGAATTTGCCGGTGCTAGCGTCGAGGTCGTCGTCCACGTCAATGTTCAGCGCTCAGGCATCAGGGGTGAACCGTTTATGAATCGCATTAAGAACAAGAAGTACTAA
- a CDS encoding class I SAM-dependent methyltransferase → MTEFWEASFVENQTMWGFEPSDSSILTKDFFLEKNVKDILIPGIGYGRNAKIFTDNGIQVTGIEISGTAINLAKEAGLPIPIFHGSVAEMPFDNKRYDGVYSYALIHLLNREEREKFIKDCYNQLKPGGYMVFTTISKDAPMFGKGKQLDKDYYEIMEDLKMFFYDTDSVRQEFGHYGLFEISEIEEPNKHALNKPSFKFIMIKCQKDK, encoded by the coding sequence ATGACTGAATTTTGGGAAGCAAGCTTTGTTGAGAATCAGACGATGTGGGGCTTTGAACCTTCCGACTCTTCAATTCTGACAAAGGATTTTTTCCTTGAAAAGAACGTGAAGGATATCTTAATACCCGGTATCGGGTATGGGAGAAACGCAAAGATTTTTACAGACAATGGCATACAAGTAACGGGGATCGAGATTTCCGGGACGGCCATTAACCTGGCAAAAGAAGCCGGATTGCCCATTCCGATCTTTCATGGTTCAGTAGCGGAAATGCCTTTCGATAACAAGCGGTATGACGGGGTATACAGTTATGCGCTTATTCATCTACTGAATCGTGAGGAGCGAGAAAAGTTTATCAAGGATTGCTACAACCAGTTAAAACCGGGCGGTTATATGGTTTTCACTACGATATCCAAGGATGCTCCGATGTTCGGAAAGGGTAAACAGCTGGACAAGGACTATTATGAGATCATGGAAGATCTCAAGATGTTCTTTTACGATACTGACTCGGTTCGGCAAGAGTTCGGGCATTACGGGCTGTTCGAAATATCCGAAATTGAAGAGCCTAACAAACACGCTCTCAATAAACCTTCTTTTAAATTTATCATGATAAAATGTCAAAAAGATAAATGA
- a CDS encoding Rrf2 family transcriptional regulator has translation MKYSKATNYALHTMAFLIAAAPDRPVGVQQLADKQGVSPTYLSKILTKLVKAGLIESASGANGGYRARGKKEDISFLDVIQAIEGTASIFECCHSENPECRIHRVMLSAEDAMDQHLRNTKLVDLMK, from the coding sequence ATGAAATATTCAAAAGCGACGAACTACGCTTTACACACTATGGCCTTTCTCATTGCTGCAGCACCGGACAGACCGGTTGGCGTTCAGCAGCTTGCGGATAAGCAAGGCGTTTCACCTACGTACCTTTCGAAGATTCTGACCAAGCTGGTCAAAGCGGGGCTGATTGAGTCGGCTTCCGGAGCAAATGGCGGTTACCGTGCGAGAGGGAAAAAGGAAGACATTTCTTTTCTGGACGTCATTCAAGCGATTGAAGGGACCGCTTCGATCTTTGAATGCTGCCATAGCGAGAATCCGGAATGCCGCATTCATCGGGTGATGCTGTCGGCTGAAGATGCCATGGATCAACATTTGAGAAATACGAAGCTTGTGGATTTGATGAAATAA
- a CDS encoding AraC family transcriptional regulator, translated as MNIEAFENGIRFLNEMLTKCKASGLGFKVHYWDLRPQHYSNHIHKHSYYEVCYVLSGEGEYQDEDTVYGLEAGTLFVSRPGVWHQIRSENGVGLMYVAYELDPEGSREEDFRRYGRNLESGNVVFKNADYTRSIHYWLGLYHHASCQPYNEIEDLTMMAGILLTSLVQPFGQEGNVSSPSPARSTDSTRYAVLRQSKQYIRDNLSRPLKIEEVADYMNLSTRQLSRLFQMDGGDTFLSYLRNERLKHAEILLKTSLASLKEIAADSGFQSVHYFTNVFTEQMGMPPGEYRRQHLD; from the coding sequence ATGAATATAGAGGCCTTTGAAAACGGCATCCGTTTTTTAAACGAAATGCTCACGAAATGCAAGGCAAGCGGACTTGGCTTTAAGGTCCACTACTGGGACTTGCGACCGCAGCATTACAGCAACCACATTCATAAGCATTCTTACTATGAAGTCTGCTACGTGTTGTCAGGCGAGGGCGAATACCAGGATGAGGATACCGTATACGGTCTTGAGGCGGGGACGTTGTTCGTATCCCGGCCGGGTGTCTGGCATCAGATCCGCAGCGAGAACGGGGTGGGGCTCATGTATGTGGCCTACGAGCTTGATCCGGAGGGTTCGCGCGAAGAAGATTTCCGCCGCTATGGCCGTAATCTGGAGTCGGGCAATGTGGTATTTAAAAATGCCGACTATACAAGGTCTATCCATTACTGGCTTGGGTTGTACCATCATGCTTCCTGCCAGCCATACAATGAAATCGAGGATCTGACCATGATGGCAGGCATCCTGCTCACGAGTCTGGTCCAGCCGTTTGGTCAGGAGGGCAATGTCTCCTCGCCGAGCCCGGCCAGGTCGACGGATTCAACCCGTTATGCGGTTCTGCGTCAGTCTAAGCAATACATTAGAGATAATCTCTCCCGGCCGCTTAAGATTGAGGAGGTTGCGGATTATATGAATCTGTCGACCAGGCAGCTGTCCCGTTTGTTTCAGATGGACGGTGGAGACACGTTCCTGTCTTATTTGCGTAATGAGCGGTTAAAGCATGCGGAGATTCTATTAAAAACCTCTCTAGCTTCGCTGAAGGAAATAGCGGCGGATTCCGGGTTTCAATCCGTTCATTATTTTACGAACGTATTTACGGAACAGATGGGGATGCCGCCCGGCGAATACAGGAGACAGCATCTGGATTAA
- a CDS encoding potassium channel family protein — translation MPFFLRTMMKVLRVPKRTIFIVVIAFVFGSATIAYAIEPTTFHTWFNALYWVMTTMATVGYGDYFAKTVWGKIFTLFIYVFGIGLLSLVIGKIIDLLSTVYKHWEAGELNFHGKDHIILINWSKKAQYAIEEILSFSPTSHIVVIDESDKHPVTGRPEIHFISGDPSSEEILEKAMLKQAKAVIIFADTRIDEPALADGKTLLIASSIERLHPAIHTTVEITQEKNTKNFRHVHVNDFVLSYDAVSRLAVRAALQQGSSEIINQLIRREVGDDIYEIPVRPEWKTYKDAFQGTLEYGATLLSDRGDLGINRKLNDPIPPDARLYVVSDELTYRKLLTT, via the coding sequence TTGCCTTTCTTTTTGAGGACAATGATGAAGGTGCTGCGGGTACCCAAACGAACCATCTTCATTGTGGTCATCGCCTTTGTATTCGGCAGCGCCACTATTGCATACGCCATTGAGCCAACGACCTTTCATACTTGGTTTAACGCGCTTTATTGGGTTATGACCACGATGGCGACGGTTGGGTACGGCGATTATTTCGCGAAAACCGTATGGGGTAAAATCTTTACTTTGTTTATTTATGTATTCGGCATCGGTCTGCTCAGCTTGGTTATCGGCAAAATCATCGATCTCTTATCAACGGTTTATAAACATTGGGAGGCAGGGGAATTGAATTTTCACGGAAAAGATCACATCATCCTCATTAATTGGAGCAAGAAAGCCCAATATGCGATTGAAGAGATTCTGTCCTTCTCGCCAACCTCTCATATCGTTGTAATCGATGAATCCGATAAGCATCCCGTAACAGGCCGTCCCGAGATTCATTTTATAAGCGGGGACCCTTCCTCGGAAGAAATACTGGAGAAGGCGATGCTCAAACAGGCGAAGGCCGTTATTATATTCGCGGATACGCGGATCGACGAGCCTGCGCTTGCGGACGGCAAGACGCTGTTGATTGCCTCCAGTATCGAACGGCTCCATCCCGCTATCCACACAACGGTGGAGATAACGCAGGAGAAGAATACGAAAAATTTCCGGCATGTACATGTCAATGATTTTGTACTATCCTACGATGCCGTCTCAAGGCTGGCTGTCCGGGCTGCGCTTCAGCAAGGAAGCTCGGAAATCATTAACCAGTTAATCCGGCGTGAAGTGGGAGACGATATTTATGAAATTCCGGTCAGACCGGAATGGAAAACCTATAAGGATGCCTTCCAGGGTACATTGGAGTATGGCGCAACGCTCCTGTCCGATCGGGGGGATCTTGGCATAAACCGCAAACTAAACGATCCGATTCCGCCGGATGCGAGATTATACGTCGTATCGGATGAGCTGACCTACCGGAAGCTGCTGACAACCTAG
- a CDS encoding NAD(P)/FAD-dependent oxidoreductase: MRYDVAIIGGGPAGLNAALVLGRARKTVAIFDNAQPRNRVTHASHGFITRDGVKPAEFRRIAYEEVLGYPTVKHLEIAVTDIRRSEDGFVIYTSAGEEVQAGKIILSGGLREQLPEIKDIKDYYGKSLFACPFCDGWELRDQALVIISDQPHAFHKVKLLQNWSRDCIVCTNGTAAALDAEQREQLAARGITVIDTPISSLSGQNGMLERVYFTDGTSIERSGGFIDPAQIPNLDFREALGYETSDTGAIMTNEMGKTTAEGVYAAGDTAYVMPSQLIYAAASGSKAAMAVMADLTEENWKVL, from the coding sequence ATGAGATACGATGTTGCCATTATCGGAGGCGGGCCGGCGGGCCTAAACGCAGCACTTGTGCTGGGCAGGGCAAGAAAGACGGTTGCCATATTCGACAACGCGCAGCCAAGGAACAGGGTAACGCATGCTTCACACGGATTTATTACGAGGGACGGAGTTAAACCGGCGGAATTCCGGCGTATTGCTTATGAAGAAGTACTTGGTTACCCGACGGTTAAGCATTTGGAGATTGCTGTGACGGATATCAGGAGGTCGGAAGATGGATTCGTCATTTACACTTCGGCAGGAGAAGAGGTTCAAGCGGGCAAAATCATCTTGTCGGGAGGACTAAGGGAGCAACTGCCGGAGATTAAAGACATCAAGGATTATTACGGGAAAAGCCTATTCGCCTGCCCCTTCTGCGACGGCTGGGAGTTAAGAGATCAAGCGCTGGTCATCATCTCGGATCAACCGCATGCCTTCCATAAAGTCAAGCTGCTTCAGAACTGGAGCCGCGACTGTATCGTATGCACGAACGGCACGGCAGCAGCTCTGGATGCTGAACAGCGTGAGCAGCTTGCAGCAAGGGGGATTACCGTTATCGATACGCCAATCTCGTCTTTGTCCGGCCAAAACGGCATGCTGGAGCGGGTTTATTTTACGGACGGTACTTCAATTGAACGCAGCGGGGGCTTCATTGATCCGGCTCAGATTCCAAACCTCGACTTTAGAGAGGCATTAGGATATGAGACGAGTGACACCGGAGCGATTATGACGAATGAGATGGGGAAAACGACGGCTGAAGGCGTGTATGCCGCGGGTGATACCGCTTATGTAATGCCTTCGCAATTGATTTATGCCGCTGCTTCGGGCAGCAAGGCGGCTATGGCCGTGATGGCGGATCTGACGGAAGAGAATTGGAAGGTGCTGTAA